The genomic interval GATTACCTGGGCCATTCGGATAATCGTATCGGCATTGTTCATTTTTTCAGGGATTGTTAAAGCAAATGACCCGCTTGGCTTTGGATATAAATTAGAAGAATATTTTACAGTCTTCGGACTTCCTTTCCTAAACGACTACAGTGTAGCCTTCGCAATCTTTATTTGCAGCCTGGAAATTGTGCTAGGGGGGCTTTTACTTTTGGGTTTCTGGAGAAACAAGGTACTCTGGGGTCTCATTATATTAATTGTATTCTTTACATTCTTAACCTTTTATTCCGCTTTTTTTGAGGTTGTTACTTCTTGCGGGTGTTTCGGCGATGCTATCCCTCTTACACCCTGGCAGTCCTTTGCCAAGGACTGTGTCTTGTTGTTAATGATATCTTTTCTCTTTTATCATCGGACTAAAATCGATTCACTTATAAAAGATGAATATACGCAGTCTATCCTAACTGCCTGTATCATCGTCGTTTCCCTTGGTATCGGGGTCTACACCTATAATTTTCTACCCATCATTGATTTTTTGCCATACAAGGTCGGCAATCACCTTCCTTCGCTGATGGCGGTGCCGGAAGGTGAGTCGCTCGATGAATATGAAACAATATATACGCTTCATAACCAAGCTACAGAGGAAACGAGAAAGATGACGGATAAAGAATACCTAAAGCAGGAAATATGGAAAGATGAAAGTTGGAAAATCACCGGCGAGCCCGAAACACGGCTTGTTAAAAAAGGCTATCAGGCCCCTATCAGTGATTTAATAATCAACGACTTAGACGGAATTAACCGTACAGAGGAAATTATTGAGAACCCCGGTGAAGTTTTACTCATAGTTGCCCACGACATCAATAAAACCAATAAAGATGGACTATCCCGCATGAATGAGCTTGCTCAAAAACTCGCTGAAGATTACCGAATTTACAGTGTCCTGCTTACAGCCAGCTCTGCAGCAGATGTTGAAAGTCAGACAGCCGACCTCACACTCTATGCCGACGTACTCTTTGCCGATGCGGTTCCACTAAAAACAATGGTTAGGGCCAATCCTGGTCTTATCCTATTGCGGGATGGAGTAGTTATAAAAAAATGGCACTTCCATTTAATGCCAAACGCTGAGAAGCTTGCGTCTGATCATATTTTACAGGAATGATAATTTTTAGATCATAATGGAGAATTCGTCGATTACCCTCCCAATTTTCATTGTTGGGTTCATGGGCACTGGAAAAACAACTTTAGGCAAAAAATTATCACGGTTGGCAGGAATCCCGTTTATCGACCTGGATCAACAAATCGTAGAGGCTTCAGGTATGCCCATTAGCGATTACTTCAAATTGAACGGAGAAGACAGCTTCCGTCAGTTGGAAGAAAAAACACTCAAAACCATACCCACAAACCAGGGGGCAATCGTATCAACGGGTGGCGGCACACCTTGTTTTAGTGATAACATCAACTGGATGAACGAACACGGGCTCACCGTGTATCTCGATCTAGCTCCCAAAGTCATTTTCGACAGACTGGTAGCTTCGGAACGGAGCAGCCGACCACTATTAGCACAGATGGGAGATAACGAGTTATTGGACTATATTGAAGAAAAGCTAACAGCCCGATTACCATTCTACGAAAAGGCCCATATACAGATCAACCCACTCCATGAATCACCAAAAAGTATGCTGGATATTCTAATTAAAGAAATACAATCGATGTGATGATCTCCTTACCTGCCCGATCGTTGAGTTTTTTAAGGATCTGACTTCTCATCATCATCAGCTCATTTTTGATAACAGATGACTCAAGCCCTACGAACAGCTTTTTGTCGGCAACGTAAAGGCGCGTAGTCCGGTTAGCTATGGCAGTGCCCATCAGCTCTGGCCAAGCAGCAACAATAGAGGTCTCGTCATACTTTTGCTTCAAGCGGTACACTTCAAGCATTTGCTCGATAGCCTCCTTTAGCGTTCTATCGTTATTCCTTTTATTCATACTTTAGCCAACCTTCTTAATCACACCATTTGCTATTTCAAAAGTACGCAAATCCACCGATATTCCTTCGAAAAGCTCCTCAACCCGTTCTTTATTCGTGTGTGTTATGAAAATCTGTCCAAACTCATCTTCCGATATCATCATCATTAATCTTCGTATCCTCAGTATATCAATCTTATCGAAGATATCATCAAGAAGAAGCAGCGGTTTAAAGCCTTTCTTTCGCGTCAGATAAGTATACTGAGCTAGCTTCAATGCGATAACAAAAGATTTCTGTTGTCCTTGCGAACCAAATTTCTTCAAAGCCATCCCGTTTACTGTAAACAAGAGGTCATCTTTGTGGGTGCCCGTAGTCGTTCTCTCCAAAAACATATCTTTCTCGGCAGAGCGACGTAAAAGCTCGGCAAAAGAATCCGTATTTAGCTGCGAATCATATTCCAGCTGTGCGTGTTCGGCATCTTCCGTCAAAAACGAATAATGCCTGTCAAATAACTCAGTAAACACATCCATAAAGCTTTTCCGCTCTTTATGAATCTGCTCTCCCAACCCAACCAATTGCGAATCATAGACATCCAGTAGCTCCTCATCAATCCGAACAGTCCGACCCTGTTTTAACAAGCTATTCCTATTCTGCAGAACTTTATTGTAAGAGATCAGCAAATCCAGGTAAGAGCTATTGGTCTGCGAGATTACATTGTCGATAAACTTCCGTCGCTCCTCACTCCCCTCTGTAATAAGAAAAGAGTCGTTCGGTGTGATCATAACCAGCGGATATAGCCCGATATGATCCGCTAAGCGATTATAGTCTTTTTTGTTACGTTGAAATTTCTTTTTTTGGTTTCTTTTCAGGCTACAGACAATCACATCATCCTGTTCATTCTTCTCAAATCGTCCCTGAATCATAAAAAAATCCTGCCCTTGT from Pedobacter indicus carries:
- a CDS encoding shikimate kinase produces the protein MENSSITLPIFIVGFMGTGKTTLGKKLSRLAGIPFIDLDQQIVEASGMPISDYFKLNGEDSFRQLEEKTLKTIPTNQGAIVSTGGGTPCFSDNINWMNEHGLTVYLDLAPKVIFDRLVASERSSRPLLAQMGDNELLDYIEEKLTARLPFYEKAHIQINPLHESPKSMLDILIKEIQSM
- the recF gene encoding DNA replication/repair protein RecF (All proteins in this family for which functions are known are DNA-binding proteins that assist the filamentation of RecA onto DNA for the initiation of recombination or recombinational repair.); its protein translation is MWLTGLSLLNFKNYDELSAEFSPTVNVFYGHNGAGKTNLLDAVHYLSLCKSYFNPVDSQQIKQGQDFFMIQGRFEKNEQDDVIVCSLKRNQKKKFQRNKKDYNRLADHIGLYPLVMITPNDSFLITEGSEERRKFIDNVISQTNSSYLDLLISYNKVLQNRNSLLKQGRTVRIDEELLDVYDSQLVGLGEQIHKERKSFMDVFTELFDRHYSFLTEDAEHAQLEYDSQLNTDSFAELLRRSAEKDMFLERTTTGTHKDDLLFTVNGMALKKFGSQGQQKSFVIALKLAQYTYLTRKKGFKPLLLLDDIFDKIDILRIRRLMMMISEDEFGQIFITHTNKERVEELFEGISVDLRTFEIANGVIKKVG
- a CDS encoding DUF721 domain-containing protein, with translation MNKRNNDRTLKEAIEQMLEVYRLKQKYDETSIVAAWPELMGTAIANRTTRLYVADKKLFVGLESSVIKNELMMMRSQILKKLNDRAGKEIITSIVFL
- a CDS encoding BT_3928 family protein, whose translation is MKNSLSYRITWAIRIIVSALFIFSGIVKANDPLGFGYKLEEYFTVFGLPFLNDYSVAFAIFICSLEIVLGGLLLLGFWRNKVLWGLIILIVFFTFLTFYSAFFEVVTSCGCFGDAIPLTPWQSFAKDCVLLLMISFLFYHRTKIDSLIKDEYTQSILTACIIVVSLGIGVYTYNFLPIIDFLPYKVGNHLPSLMAVPEGESLDEYETIYTLHNQATEETRKMTDKEYLKQEIWKDESWKITGEPETRLVKKGYQAPISDLIINDLDGINRTEEIIENPGEVLLIVAHDINKTNKDGLSRMNELAQKLAEDYRIYSVLLTASSAADVESQTADLTLYADVLFADAVPLKTMVRANPGLILLRDGVVIKKWHFHLMPNAEKLASDHILQE